The Styela clava chromosome 11, kaStyClav1.hap1.2, whole genome shotgun sequence genome includes the window atacaatctTTACAGCTTTTACGAAAAAACTTGATGTCAGAATGTAGTCTAATCAtgtgcaaaaacaaaaaacttacTATGTGAAGTTGTTAGCATGATTGGGGAGTGAGTTCAGTGATTGTGGGAGGGAAAATAACCATGCATCTGGCATCTGGTGTGCATGATATTAGTTATTCAAATGAGGTTTGAGTTACAGAATTCGGACATCAATCAATTTAATTTTGGTCACTCTGATATAAAACTAAACAACAGAACAACCAAAAGCGGACAATCAATGCAGAAGATCTAGAGGATGAGCATAACTTAGGTACAAAGTTAAAAAATGTACCAAGTACATGCCCATCCACCAAAAACTGTCAAAGAatacatcaaaataaacacaCGGTTCAAAATCGGGCAATAACTTTTTAAtgcaaaacaatgaaaacttcAGCAAACTGTGTGGGTCGTAACAATGAATGAGTCGACCTCGTGTTCAGTAAAAATTATCCCTCGAAGGACCTATGTTTGCAACTGACGGGGGTCAGACGTAAAAATGACAATGTGATTAAATGCCATACTACATTTTACAGTTTTAGCATTTGGAGGGGTGGAGAAATCCATCAAATATCACCTCGAAATCCTGCAGTGGGAAGTCTGGAAGTGTCAGAGAAATTCATTTACGAAAAGctaattggaataaatttcaaATCAGTAGACTAAACTAAACATCTAAGTTTAAGGAAAATTTAACCAAGTCCTGAAGCAAAAATATTTGCGCATAAATTTGTCGTAAGTTGGAAATAAACGAGATGTTGTAAACAATCACTTGCAAGTTTTATATCCGTTAAATAGAAATTGGGGGTTTCAATAAAGATGAACACAATCTGGAGAAATTTTCATTGCACAGTTTTTCATGCATTTGATAGTAGAAAAAAATAAAGGTTTTTTTGAACTTCATACTGTCTGCATATTGTCATTGACTCATTATTATAGCTTATTTTAACATCGTATCCAACTTTTAAtaagatatttatattttttcttctaGGTGCCTGGAATAGGAAAACCGAGCGTTTACCATGCTGTGATAATTATATTCCTAGAATTTTTCGCGTGGGGTTTACTCACAACACCCATGATGGATGTAAGTATAGTTGTTATATAAAACTCAATATGTCaagaaatattaattatataatatttctgaatactTTAGCATAACTTCTGATCAAATGTTTATTCATACAGTATTGTTGTGTTTATTCACACAGTGTAAGTTTTTGTTTCGGAGAACACTGCATACATCTACTCATCATCTGCTATGTGTTTCTCTAACAACAAGtaatttgtttttcaggtttTAAAGGAAACTTTCAATGAAAATACGCTTCTTGTAAATGGAATAATACAGGGTATCAAGGTGAGATTATTGGTCTGATGCCTCTGGGtgttacatgtttttcaatGATTTACCAAAATTTCCCATCGTCTACATTTACAATAGGTGTTTgtaacctttaatacagaagggccagatacaaataactgggttaAACCACGAGCCGCACCTTTTTTAACATGGGCATTCTAGTAGTAGCATGCACAacaaattttggttattgatcttttGACATGCTTTGTTcacttcgcacaagctagcgtTTAGGCACTGTAACGTCATATGtataaattggactcgggtattTTCGTTGCAACGTGAAGGGATtggtttcgcgggccgcacgaTTTTTCCCTATGGTCGCAGGATTCATGTTTACAAAGCACATTGAACAATATTTTACGATATAAATTTATAGAAATTGAATTTGGTAACACGGTATAGTTGGCTAAACATTTTTTAGATTAATTTTCCAACAATTTCGGTAATTAGATAAAGTCTATTTTTGTCTCACTGCTGCTATCTATAGCTtctgaacaaaaattttatccTATAAAGTCACCTTGCATTCAGATATCAATGTTCTCTTGTTTTGTTAGTCATTTATATGATTTAAATTAGGATTGTGAGTCTGAATTGTAGCTGGTTTTAATTCAGTCGTTTATTGCAACATATTAATAGTATAATGGAAGAGATAATAAACTAGCCTTGTTTGAAATCATTTCACAGAAAAATCAATAGTAGATGGTCTCTATCTTCGTATTTATATACAGAGTAAATATTGCAGTGgtattattattactaatacAAAGAAACACAATATACATTTGTAAGGTGTTATCACACCCTCATTTCAGACAACGGGCTTGAAAACAGATGCTGATATTCGACTTGTCTACTGGAATTTATCTGGCAATTGGGCAGGGGGTTTGATCTTGAGATTTTTAACCTCTGACCCCAGTTCCAACCTCCAACCAACCAAgcatattttgttatttgccATCGATATCATTCTCTATTTTCAGGGATTGTTGTCTTTTCTTTGTGCACCATTACTTGGAGCACTTTCTGATGTATGGGGAAGAAAGTCTTTTCTAGttttaacagtgtttttcaCATGTTCTCCCATTCCAATAGCATTGATGAGTCCATGGTAAGTTTATTTTCTCTCAATTGTCGGGAGTGGATTTTTTGTAACTGAAATATATTCTATTGTAATGCCTGACATCCGCATAGTCTGTTGTATGGGGATTGatgcaaaatttatattagTAGTATTAAAtaggtaataataataaagcaatACTTTGGTTGCGTTATGAGTCATACATACAATATTCACCAATTTGGTGCTTATTGTTTAGTATAAAGTGATAAATTAGTGGTCGAACATACATGTCAACGACCCAGGAAACAGTATCGTCATTGTAGTTTATGTTTGTTTTGTAATGTTTGTACACATTAGCATGCTTGCTTGATATAGTTATTATAATTTAGACCATATGATATTACCGGTAATTTTGCTACTCAAACCACTTTATCAACCTCATTcaccaaatattttattacttgaatcgcaattaatatattgtttctGTGAATATTTATAACTAAAAATTTATTCTCCAAGTATGGTTGGTATTTTGGTATACCCTTGATTGGAACCCGGGATTACAGATATAGATTGAATATTCCAATACATTTTAATAcaccagggtttcccaaactgggggtctGTAATGACTGCACATGGGGTCCACAACTTTATTAAAAGAGTCTGATTGATCTTggatgattgatttcaatcaatAAGCTATTGCATCTTTTTGGTTGAGCATTGTAAGcgaatatccattgctgtcagaaaaggcaattaAGATTTTAATGCCTTTTAAAATGACCTACatgtgtgaggcagcattttcagctcTTACTAAACTTGCCGTTGAGTGGGAGCCACGAGTTTGCTCGTCACAAATGGGTTCGAATTTGATAAATTATGCAGTGAAAATCTCCCTCATCCATCACATTATTAATGTCATTGTGTTGTTGTGttgtaaataaaacattattctTCCGCGTTGGTTAGGCGCACAAATTGATATGGCATAGGATTGGAGtccatcaaaaataatattcacaAACAGGGGTTGCGGACCAAAGAGTTTGGTAAACCCTGTAGTAGACAATGTAAATGTAATATTCAATACCGATTGCAATCAATATTTCTTGTTTATCattacttatttaaaaataacaaaatcatcTAAATTCAGCAATTGTTATAAGATATACCCCCCTTATATCAATATTCCTGCTCTGTGTCTGCTACTAGACGTAGATACATTGGACTGGCAAGAGTAATATTGAAACTACCTGAAGTCATATAAGAAgtaatataaattattctttGTCACTTTGGTATTCAATCTCACTTGCTTAACCTGATCGTAGTTGATACCAGAGTGGTACCAATTGTATGCCACTTTCCTATGCCTTTAATATcataaagacattctcataaaattcagttcctaacccAAACTAGAATCAATGAGATCAGACAACTGCTGAGATCGCATACAAAAGTAACGAATCTAAACCTTACTCTTCGCTTATGCACATGTAACCTTGTCTTATGTAGGTGGTTTTTTGCAATGATATCAATCAGTGGAGCTTTCTCAGTAACATGGTCAATAGTATTTGCATATGTAGCTGATGTGACAGAGGAAGAACACAGAAGTTCAGCATATGGTCTCGTGAGTATCAGTATTGCATTTATCGCTTATTGTCTTAACCTACGGTAATTCTTTATTCAATCCTAATCGAGGTCCAATTTTCTTTTCAACAAATACAGGTATCAGCTACGTTTGCTGCTAGTCTCGTTACAAGTCCTGCAATCGGTACATATCTTAGTCATGTCTACGGACGAAATGCTGTCATAGTATTAGCAACGGCCATTGCAGCGTTAGATGTATGTTTTATTCTGGTGGCTGTGCCAGAATCTCTTCCAGAGAATTTCAGACCATCTTCATGGGGAGCTCCTATTTCATGGGATCAGGCTGATCCTTTTGCGGTAATTACTGTTTTTATTTGCCTTCCAATTGCTGATTTATGTTCAGTAATGTGATGTCTCAAATGTATGTTCGCTTTTCTTACACAATTTTTAGTTCTATAATGTATTTGACCGAATACAAACTACAATTATTGTTATCCTGACATAagcaaatataatattaatctctaataatttttacaataaattattattacattGGTATGACCatcagtatttgaaatatacACTTTTATTTCAGTCGTTACGAAAAGTTGGTGGGGATCCAATTTTACTTCTTCTATGCACCACTGTGTTCTTATCTTATTTACCCGAAGCTGGACAGTTTTCTTGTATATTTTTCTACCTCCGCCATGTAAGTTACTAGtgttcaaataaatattgacTAGCAATAAGCCAGAATAACTAAAATGAATTCAGATactgtccaatttgaatttttcaacgGTTACTTTCAAGCCATTTATGGATGCTCCGAAAACACTTCACTTTCTTCTTATTCTAAAATCTATAGCATTGGTATAAATTGGTTTAATCGAGGAATGTCCAAAACTATTATTCCTTTCATTTAAATACGTCGTTTTAGGAAGAATTCAGAATGTTTGAAATCTGCTGTTTATACATACAATGGACAACATTCAACTCTTTACACTGTAAATTGTCTTGCTAAATCCAATGCACAGTTGCTTCTGCAAATATGCCTGCTAATCATGACCCAATTTAGAAGATATTCAagaatatttttagaatgtattcggaatagcaTATTATTCAACTTCGGGAATTTCTGGTTTGATGTATATCAAGACATTTTTTTACAGGTAATAGGATTTGGCGATGAAAAAGTCGCATCTTTTATAGCAGTTGTTGGTGTTTTATCAATTGTAGCACAAACTGCATTCTTGACAATGCTGTTTCAGTCGGTTGGTAACAGAAACACAATATTACTTGGACTGTCATTTCAGACTCTTCAATTATTGTGTTTTGCATTCAGCTCTTCTGAATGGTGAGTACTTCTCTGATCCAACTGTCATGCAAATTTCTTACTTTTGATCGATGcaatttgttaatttgaatTAGGAATCTTAAGGTAAAATATTTGCTAACTGGGTTTGAAAACGGGAAACAACAACTAGATGTAGGTTAATTTACTACCACCAGGTTACTTCATTCTTATTGATTTTATGTCAAATCATTTGAAGATGAATATGTTTGCACGATTGTTGAATGGCCATTTGATTATTGACAATATGTAGAGTCTGATTATGGTGTTGACACCATTTCATTGATTATCTGGTTTTCCACAAGCTTGACTAGACGTCCATCTAGTACATAATTCATGTGCTTTTTACATAATCCTTGCCAGTTTTTGACATGCACCACTTTTAACTTATTTATTCTGTCTGTTTTGTAAATGTACAACAATATACTACATCCAAACATCATTTTTTGCATTCCcttaaatcaaatataaaagTTAAAACATCCAATCCTCTAATAGCTTCATCGTGCAAAATAGAGCTGCGACTGAAAAATAGAGATAATATGATATACTGGTGCATTATTTATACAGGAGCACTAGAGCACTTTATACAAGAACTAGTAATTAGAAACCTTCaacccagtggttttcaaccttttttctttgtGGCCCACTTCATCGCACAAATTCTCTAGCCCAATAACTTTGTCATGCAAGGGATAGACGACATaagaaaacaaacattttttttgcaaaaataggcACTTCCACTTCAGTaattaaaattaccatttagtGGCACAAAACAGCGTCAGCATTACCATTTATTTCTAATACAATCAAATTTAACTGATTTATCAATAAGTCTAACAATTTTACATAGATTAATTGCCCAACTGATAATGGTTTTGTGGCCCGGCAGtgggccatggatcactgatcCAGAACTGGTGCCTAGCCAATGATCTGAATTTGTGAGTTGAGGTTTCTTTGAAAATCATAcctttgttttttgaaaagatgGTAGTTTCGGCAATACTTGAAAACTATGttaaaaaacttttgaaattgTTCAAgaaaccaaatttttatttaactgTGTTTATCAACTGTTTTTGATTGAATCTCAATTTTCAATTCACAGGACAATGTGGGGAGCTGGTCTATTAGCAGCAATGTCTAGTATTAATTATCCAGCTCTTAGTACGTTGGTCTCAAGTATCACAGATAAACATCAGCAAGGTTTGTatttcattgttatttcagtATTGTTGGGGATTCGCATCTTACTCATGATGGTAGGCAGGAATGGCCATAACCGAATACTTAACTATTTTGAATACTttctaaaaaaaacttttcgaatctggaattttgaatttattctaaaatcccccacatattttattcacttttcTAAAACCCATGGATTAATATGTGAAAAGATTATCGATTTGTCATGGTTATAGTACGGacttattcaaattaatttacaATAAACCTGCTCTCTGAACATCCCCattacaatttttaaattgtcatttattttgcttcAAGCAAATCAGACATTTAGTGAAAAAAATGAAGCCAGTATCGGTAGGGTAGCAACTTATCAACAGTATAAACGTTTATATCATCTTGAACTCATTTATGTTGAATGTCACAGAAAGCTTGATTTTGATAATCATAACTTTCACTCGAACTATTGATTTACATAatctatttcaaataatttctattattttttttaactatgttttattgttttcaagGTGTGGTACAAGGTATTATAACGGGCATAAGAGGTTTATGTCAAGGATTTGGTCCTGCTATGTATGGAGTTGTTttctatatatttgatattcgaATTGAAGGAGATATGCCTGGTAATTTGATGGCTCATACTACAGTAGATGTAAAGTCTGCCAACTCCTCAACGGAAGTTGATAATCAAGTGAGTATGCACttcattatatttgaaattaagttttctgaatttcattttgttcaaTGATATGAAACAGTGTGAAATGTTGGGTACAACAATTAATTTTGTCTGTTGAGCAGTTGAGCATTTTATCAGTACATTTCCTGATATACATGGAAGAGTGTGTCGTTTCTTTTATTCTGTTGATGTGATTTAATTTGACATGAGCTGGAACTCTTGAAAGCAAGAACTTCTTTGTCACATTATTCATATATTTAGGCAATTATCTAATGCATTGATACTTTTTTTACAGACTTTCCTTCCCGGGCCTCCTTTTCTTTTTGGTGCAATGTCTGTTGTAGTAGCCATGCTTATTGCCCTTATGATTCCAAACACAGAAGCACCTTCATCAACTATAACTTATTTGTCATTGCCAATGCCAAAATCTTTGAGGAGATGGGTGAAGCAGCATGCGGCATGTCGAGGAATTCACTCAGAAAGTGATAAGGAATATACGATCAATAATGGAAAGCTATCAGATGATCAGTTGTCAATACCACAGACAAGGGCTGAACTGGAAGAAGCATTGCTCAGTATGAACTCCAGTGATGAAGAAGTGTAGCGAAAAAAAGGGAGGAATGAAATTTGTTCTTGTACACTGAAGGTTATATCTACATCATACAGTTGGTGTTGACTCTTGTATCTGCTGTGACAATGTTGCTTGACTGACATTCGTAGCTTTTTCATCTTGGCCTATAAATATTCTCTGACAAAAGAAACAATGTCACTGTGCTCTAACTTGGGCgagataacttttttttatcagtttatGCTTGAACTACTTAGTATATTAATAACTCTTCGTTTTGTCAAAAAATACATTGCTGTGTTGTGACACTGTCTGACAAGCAGCAAATAAGCAATAATGAAGCAGATAAAGAAGTACAAGAGTTTTATGAGGTCCCAGAAACACCCTGCAAATTTACAAAGTGTGTACAAAGACATGAAGATGATTACTTTACGATTCTAGGGAATTCCAAGATTAGTTGTCCTATTGAGTGcaatacaaattttaatttcaaagtGTTGTCTGTTTTGTGTGTTTCTCCAGGTAGTAAGATTCGATTCTTTCCTACACTTAGAATCCAGAGATTCCGATATTTGAGTTGGAAATTTGCATGACGTAATTGGACGAGATACTCTTCAATGCGATATCTGATCTGAGTCAACTAGAATTATGTACCGGTGTTATATATAAACGGGTTGGTTTTGGACGCACTGATAGATGCGTTCAATGGGGCCTGCATTACCTAAGGGTCGTCTATCGCGTGACAGTGTGTGCATGTGGGGATGATAAGACAAGGTGAAAAGCCTAAGGACCGGTGATTAAAATCCAGACCAAGCGGCGGTTACTTGGACCTGTGAACCGCGTCATGGAAAGAAGTGCCCGAGCGTTTTAACGCCACATTAAAACTCTACTCAGTTTATTAACTTTCAAGCGGCAAATTCCGCGAAGCAGAacatcgtgctgagcgttaggaaatAGAAATCGCCCTGCGTGggctcgcaggttcgaatcccgggTAAATATGTGTAAGGGGATTGCCGTATCACCGAGAGACCCCTCGTCGTCGTAGAGTTGATTCGCgtaccgctggtcggttaataactggctaaccgatcccatggacctttccccgagcatcgacttccttgtttacttcgtgacattggccaatcagcataatgcaaaaagtgacgtaacaatgctcccttatcgcatccgctcagacacttttctcactcagacagactttcaAGCGTGGTagtgaacattacctcgttttcgcgtttttgaactctattcgttagttttcatttgtgtttcggaaacttaaatataaatcagataattcaatgatcactctgtcttcctaggtgttttaatataattacagtaataaaaaaatagtgtagaaatagctgtgatccggtatgttagtcgttggctgtgatagactagacaatagacaataagtttatttcgtcgtgcaagaaatcacaatACAAATTCAGTATTACAGTACATTTCAAATACAGTAACGGATTTCATCGCAATTGACAGGAAGTCGCGAAGGACCAGGAATGGTCATCACAAGTCTGCGACACCAAGATTAAAAACgagtcaataataaaaaattgaaataagtgaGAGCAATATGCACAAAGAAAAGCTTATCCATTCATAAATTAACCAACAAGGTTGATATGAATCATTATATATGATTTGGGAgagaaagtaaaaataaaagtcggggaaattcaattgatatacagtaattataaaaataaatcaccaTATCATTCAGCTGTGCTTTTGTACAATTGCAgcgattaaatttttatatattgtcatatgcaacattaaattgagcgatcattttatttggtgaaaaaaattaaattaagcaACCTCTATGTACGAATTATAAGGCACAATTCATACTCAGTGTACAACCATCCACATAAAACTTTTAgggtagaaaataaaatttggcaccAGGCCGATGTTAGGCGCATATATCCAGATCGGAGGCGACTCCAGTCACATCTTAGTTACAGTTGGTTAGCTACGGAGGGCAATCATTTGTCAACGAACCGGAAAATTGTTCAGGTTGCTGAGCGACTGCACGCGCTTCAGAATCTGATTTATAGAGACAGAAAGGCTAAAGGCTAggctaggctaaaattctttacccgtacttttaaaaacagattattgtatgcgatgaatcatattgATGGTTTtgaacacataccccattttacggGCGCCAACTTGCagaagcactcttaaaatagccccgaaaattttgcaatgataaagtatgggaagaagttttcgagggtcaaaggtcggggaaaggtccatagcctTCCCGACATACCAAAACTCTTCAAACCGGGTGCTCTGACCTtcggtgggtcgcaaaagggcTTTAATAGGAGTAGTGAAAAAGTCTTTTTCGGCACTAATTCATCGCAACTGTCTCAGCGAGCGAAGTGCCAAATGATGGGACTAACGTCGCCTGGCCTGATTTCTCTATTTGTTTCTACACTCATTTCTGTTTTCAACTCGCGAATGTTGCCAAGTTAAGCTCCTGTAAGCATTATTTGAACCATGGCTGTCTTTTGCACATGTCCGAAACAGTGAtacgattcaaaattttaagaacagGTCTCATTTGTGTGGAACTCGCTAATAACAGATTTTCTCACTTCAGAAAATGTGTAGCCTACTTTTCACAACTTAAGCTACATTAACATTACACTCTTCACATAAACCTAACGCATATTATATATCCTTCGAAATGACAAATATAACGCTAGTCGGTCAGCTGCGGTGCACTTTAACCATTTGCTGCAGCTAAGATctaa containing:
- the LOC120347730 gene encoding hippocampus abundant transcript 1 protein-like, which translates into the protein MNNRNTGRQHRSSNRKRVKSSMYSPVPGIGKPSVYHAVIIIFLEFFAWGLLTTPMMDVLKETFNENTLLVNGIIQGIKGLLSFLCAPLLGALSDVWGRKSFLVLTVFFTCSPIPIALMSPWWFFAMISISGAFSVTWSIVFAYVADVTEEEHRSSAYGLVSATFAASLVTSPAIGTYLSHVYGRNAVIVLATAIAALDVCFILVAVPESLPENFRPSSWGAPISWDQADPFASLRKVGGDPILLLLCTTVFLSYLPEAGQFSCIFFYLRHVIGFGDEKVASFIAVVGVLSIVAQTAFLTMLFQSVGNRNTILLGLSFQTLQLLCFAFSSSEWTMWGAGLLAAMSSINYPALSTLVSSITDKHQQGVVQGIITGIRGLCQGFGPAMYGVVFYIFDIRIEGDMPGNLMAHTTVDVKSANSSTEVDNQTFLPGPPFLFGAMSVVVAMLIALMIPNTEAPSSTITYLSLPMPKSLRRWVKQHAACRGIHSESDKEYTINNGKLSDDQLSIPQTRAELEEALLSMNSSDEEV